Part of the Oreochromis aureus strain Israel breed Guangdong linkage group 20, ZZ_aureus, whole genome shotgun sequence genome, AAACCAGAAATGAAAGTGAGATTAGTGGAGTCTTCATGGTTAGGGAAGCTGCAATAATCCTATTTAATTGTCTTGGAGCTGAATATGGAATAACACAAATCAAccagagaattaaaaaaaaaaaaaaaagtgccctTAAAAGATCTGCATACCTTCACATTATAAAATAATTGGGTGAAGTTACAGAGGATGGACATTCACTGGCCTGAGCGAGCCCTGCTGTGAAAAACATGCATCAGCTGTTATCTTTTCCTCAACACGAAACAGGAAATGAATCATGCATGACCTTTGGGTGCATGACGCTTGTAACACGAGCCTATTTATTATTTAGACAGCACAGTTAAGATTGCAGAATCACACTGCCCGCTGACAAAAAGCCAAAGTATTTCCAAACAAACAGTGTAAATCGGTCTCTGTGGAGCCGAGCTGGGTTGTGAACTCTGTGCCATCACAACCACGCCGATGTTCCTGAATTATTCCAGGCCTGAATGGACACCCGTGGGGCAGAGCACTGGGgaattttgtattttctggGGTGATTTTTGGAGACAAACTAGTTAATAGAAGTGACTTGAAACAAAATGAGACCTTACATGTGATCCCAGCAAAGATATTTGTATGATTAAGATGCACATgtagtaaatgtgtttttgtggacCTACTTTTTCCTGGACTTTGATGTTgtcgtcgtcgtcgtcgtcgtccAGCTACATTATTAGTCTACAGGCAGTGACTTGTCTAGAAAAATCCCTGCTCTCTCTGATATAGGTTTAAACATCTGTTTTGTATACTTAAAAATTACTTAGAGCCAAATGGTACATATACCTAAGACACTGCAGTCTCACACAGTGTGCAGTATTGTGGATGCTCTGTTAACCATAACCCTACAGGGTATCACCTGTAGGGTTATGGTTAACAGAGCATCCACAATACTGCACACTGTGTGAGACTGTAGTGTCTTAGGTATATCTCCTATGAAGCAGGTGATGCAGACGGCTTATATTCCGTTGTTAACGTCCCGCTCGTCCTTCTTGTTTTGCTCAGGACGATCAGCTGGACGGTTTCAGTGGGAAGCAGAAGGAGAACGTCCCCCCGTGCACTCTGGACATGGTGAGAGTTTATAGCCTGAAGGTGTTTTTGTTCCAGTGCGTCAGTTTCAGCTCATCTCGACACACATTTGTCTAAACATGTGTCAGTTtgtgatggttttttttttttccacatctcTTCTCCCGTTTCAGAGTCCAGAGTCTGAACCGAACACCAGGAGAGTTTTCACCTCAGAGACCAACGGTAAGTTCCTCAGATAATTCGTGATGAAAAGTTGAAGTGAGGTTCTCACAGCTCACTATGAACTGTCTGTCCTTGGCTTTAGTTTGTAATCCTATAAGTGGAAGGGCTGTATCAAATATGCAGATGGCTCCCTCTAGTGTTGGTTCTGCATTACTGCCattcttcatttttaaaaaattttttttattttgctctctCTCAGGCTCAGGACCCGGCACTCCTGCATCCTCCAATCAGAAAGACTCGTCCCAGTCAAAGACTCCCAGGGTGAGTCCTCACAACAAACATTTACACCTGTGCACCCCACACCCATCtccttatttttattcttagaCTTTAACAGAGTAGCTTTGGAGAGGTTTGATGGGCTCAGCAGTCACTTTTGGTGTCCATATGTGACTAAAAATGGGGGGAAATCATGTTTATGCGTGTGCAGAACTTCCGTCTGCCAGTGAGGGAGACCTGTGTATCGTGCCTGAAGACGGTCTATCCTCTGGAGAGGCTCGTGGCTAACCAGAACATTTACCACAGCTCCTGCTTCCGCTGTTCGCACTGCAACACCAAACTCAGGTGAGGCCATGACAGATCGTGTCAGACGATACGCCCAGGCGAACATTTACAAAGGATTTTACTGCATTTAAAGCCCTTTCTGCAGAGTTACTTGGAGAAAAAAACACTCTAAATTAACTTTATCTCGAGGTCCTGTGCAGCTCTTGTAGTTGCCAGTAATTTAAAGAATTTAAAGACATTCTCCAAACAtgttctgctgtttattttgattctttttttccatCAAAAATATCCAATAACCTTCTCAAAACTCTGAAAACTCATTTTTCAGAGAGTAGCATATTAACCTGTTATGAACCCAGGACGTTAACGATCTCTTTCAAACCATTCCTGATCAAGACTTTGACTTCTTTTTAGAAAAGGTCTGTTTTCTCTAAACTGTCCTTTGTTTTGGTCTAGTTTGGCGAATTACGCCTCCCTGCACAACAACGTCTACTGCAAGCCGCACTTCTCCCAGCTCTTCAAGGCCAAAGGAAACTACGACGAGGGCTTCGGCCACCGGCCGCACAAGGAACTTTGGGAGGGCAAAAACGAGAGCGCTGAGGCCTCGCCGACATCTGTAACCAAGCCAACAGCCCAGAGTCCGGCCACACCCTCAGACCAGGAAAGCCCCAGTGTGGAGGACTCACCCTTGGCTAAAGTCAACGTCCTGACGGCCACCATGGAGGCTCTGGGACAAGGTTACTCAGAGAAGGCTGACAGACCCACAGAGACCCGCAGGCTGAAGATCTCCTGGCCACCAAAAACTGAGCCCGAGGACACGCCCAGCCGCGGTGGAGCCGCTGCCAACACAGAGGTGGTCTCCACAGGTAAACCAATCAGAGCCAAGTGGCCTCCAGAGGAAGACTCCCCATCCACACCCCCAGAGGAAGCCAGGGGCTCACCTGTTCTGCGTCGAAACACCCCCCTGAAGGAGCGCAGCATGCCGTTCACCGCGGCAGCTCAACCTGACAGCCCTTCTGCTCCTGAGCCCAAAAAGCAGAGTGCACCAGTAGAGCGGCAGCCGAGTCCTGAACCCGCCAGCATGGACCTCCAGCACGGCGGCCAGTCGTCAGACAGCCAAACCCCCACCGAGGACAGCTGTGTAGATGTGCACACCAGCTCCGGAGAGGAGGAACAGGAAGAGGAGATGAAGAGCGAAGACGCTACAGACCATCTCCCCACAGAGGAGGATCTCGATGACGCTGCAGGAGGACGAGGTGAAGAGGAGGAGCAGATGGAGGAGGAAGACGGAGGCGTGCTGGAGGAAGATATGCCAGATGCTAAACTTCAGGAGACTCCGACTGAGCCGACTGCAGTCTCCACTCCGGAGGCAGAGGTGGAGGCCAGCCGGTCGTCTCAGGACGTGGGCTTCTGGGACAGCgaagaggagcaggaggaccTGACGGTGGAGGAGCTGATTAAACGTAACCGACACTACgaggatgaagaagaggaggaagaaggggACGTATAAAGTGAATTTTCTGCTCTCGGCCAAAACAACGACATCCACGGACGCTTAACTGATCTTCTGCCATTCCTTCTTTTTCagacagtttcttcttctcttcttgaTACAAAGTTGCTGCCGTGTCCAGAGTGAATTTTATTCGTGCCTCTTTCACGACATTTAGAATAatcaaatttttttaaaagatatttaaaatgattcccctttaaatatttttaacgcAAATGTTATAAGTCACAGAatagatgttttatttttttttgtgtgtgtacgcAACTTTTGTAATTTTGTATTTTCATCGGATGCTTCATTATCAAACTGCTGTCCTGAGAAACCGACTGCACGGTCATATTAGACTGCAGCTCAGCTGTGACTGAAAAGTTTCTGAATTAAGACAAAGTAGAAAATAATgagtttggtttctttttctcAGAAGAATCCAGCTGTGACTTGAGTTCTTGATCCCACAGATGGATGTCAGTTAAAGGAAAAACCTACAGCTTTAATGCACCTTGGCATTGACTCAGGTAGCCTAATGGTGAGCGGTTTGAGAGCACGGTCTAAAATGCTTGTTCAGAATCTCCCATAGGCGTTCATTTGGCTTGAGATGTGTTGATTGTGAAGGCCGCAGCCTATGAGTCACTTTATTTTCACCCTCAAACCACTGTGAGCCCTCGTGTCCAGGTGGAGGCACTGTCACCCAGAAGAAGACTTCCACCAGGATGGAAATGTTTCAGGTGGACCCAGACTAGCACACAGCCACCTCTCACTGCGTGGGTcagggtttttttccctttaatttgtcacatcTGTAACTATGAACACATTGAACTGAAAGAGACTAATGATCATTTGTTTCCACTTCTGATGAGATAAAACTGGACATGATTATTGTAACATTTTAAGCCAGGGGACCAAACAGCCTGACCTGctactgtataaataaactgTTAAACTTTGAGTATCTTTTGACATACTGCTTAAGATTGTTTTCAAAAACTGATGTACTTTTGTAATTTCACATTAAAGTTTGGCTGATGTTTAATTTGGTTTCATATTATTCAGACATATCACAGAAATCCTAGTTAGCCTGTTATTAAAAACTCATGCTTCGTCTTTTCCACTTGTAGATGCCATTACAAGCGAATTTGAGTGTCAGAGGCAGATGGGAATGGCTAGAGAAACTCGTCTCCTACCATCTTCTGCATCTGTACCCCAGACCCAAAGCTAAGATCCTAATCATGCAAGAATGACTTCACTATCCTGAATTAAGAGTTCATTGTCCAGGAAAACTGTCACTGAaacacaatataaaatatatacatacaaatAAAAAGGGACCACTGTTTAGCCCAATCAGAAAGAAGCAGGGTTGTTTCCAGAAAACCACAATATTTGTGCTGCAAGAGTCcacaacactgatttaaaaactgtggtattattttcatgtttatgtGCCCCTGACACACATTAAGTTTGCATGGggccttttattttgaaatctgaCCAGACTCTCCTTGGACCCTCCTCATCTGTTCTTTGCAGCTTGACCTGGTGTctgttgggggaaaaaaaactagacCTGGCACCGTTTAAAGTGGTGCAGTGTGAATTGCCACTTCTGGGAAGTATCTGAAACTCACTGCGGTGGGACTACAAGCGATCTGCTTTAGAGCCACAACGCAGTGCAGCTGCTCCAGGTGCATCCCTGAGGTTACGTGAAAAAGCAGCACGCTACAAGAACTTTTGCACAGTGGCCAAACAAGGAATTTAGACTCTTAAATGAAAGTTTTAATCAAAACTAAAGCAGCAGCCTTATTGCACAAAAGTTCTCATTATACAGGATCATATGCAGTCATGAGGAAAGTACACCTTACTGCTTCCATTAAGAGTGTAAGTAGCAGTCAGATGCTAATCAGTcacttgattaattgatcaCCTCTAAAATGTGgaggttttggcagtttgctcgTCTGGAATATGGAGAAAATCCATCAGCATCCACCTTAAAAAAGTAGTTGTTGCTGTCGGTCTGGGAAAGGCTATAACCAAACAATTTGAAGTTCATCATTCTATGCTgagaaacaagtgaaaaacattCAAGACTGCTGTCAATCTTCCCAGgagcagaaaactgaaaaagcaaAAGCTACAAGTATGGCTGCcaggaagaaaaaagaacacGGCAGCACGGCTTAGTggagacttctggaacaatgccTCTTtagagaccaaagtggagatgtttggccataa contains:
- the lima1a gene encoding LIM domain and actin-binding protein 1a isoform X1, coding for MASVAPFSRRQWASQSLRVTAKELSIVSARGKNTAIAERFSKYQMAAEEGSIEKKKTVVEALPSTLCGGNLSVLKKRWEQQQQQEPPSIQRHQSQAPRTPVGTSTSSRSAPSSQIKLQPDTLKTTVLSQDQDTDIQVHRVTRETSQDMTDMEAKPSRDSEEQEGAAASGAEVPECEKPSIPLNSLKMMFEKGESPEKASREQTGRGNTGSMDQLLGDGSLAESTPLRDRMALYQAAISKQEVPPTSVNDDQLDGFSGKQKENVPPCTLDMSPESEPNTRRVFTSETNGSGPGTPASSNQKDSSQSKTPRNFRLPVRETCVSCLKTVYPLERLVANQNIYHSSCFRCSHCNTKLSLANYASLHNNVYCKPHFSQLFKAKGNYDEGFGHRPHKELWEGKNESAEASPTSVTKPTAQSPATPSDQESPSVEDSPLAKVNVLTATMEALGQGYSEKADRPTETRRLKISWPPKTEPEDTPSRGGAAANTEVVSTGKPIRAKWPPEEDSPSTPPEEARGSPVLRRNTPLKERSMPFTAAAQPDSPSAPEPKKQSAPVERQPSPEPASMDLQHGGQSSDSQTPTEDSCVDVHTSSGEEEQEEEMKSEDATDHLPTEEDLDDAAGGRGEEEEQMEEEDGGVLEEDMPDAKLQETPTEPTAVSTPEAEVEASRSSQDVGFWDSEEEQEDLTVEELIKRNRHYEDEEEEEEGDV
- the lima1a gene encoding LIM domain and actin-binding protein 1a isoform X2; its protein translation is MAAEEGSIEKKKTVVEALPSTLCGGNLSVLKKRWEQQQQQEPPSIQRHQSQAPRTPVGTSTSSRSAPSSQIKLQPDTLKTTVLSQDQDTDIQVHRVTRETSQDMTDMEAKPSRDSEEQEGAAASGAEVPECEKPSIPLNSLKMMFEKGESPEKASREQTGRGNTGSMDQLLGDGSLAESTPLRDRMALYQAAISKQEVPPTSVNDDQLDGFSGKQKENVPPCTLDMSPESEPNTRRVFTSETNGSGPGTPASSNQKDSSQSKTPRNFRLPVRETCVSCLKTVYPLERLVANQNIYHSSCFRCSHCNTKLSLANYASLHNNVYCKPHFSQLFKAKGNYDEGFGHRPHKELWEGKNESAEASPTSVTKPTAQSPATPSDQESPSVEDSPLAKVNVLTATMEALGQGYSEKADRPTETRRLKISWPPKTEPEDTPSRGGAAANTEVVSTGKPIRAKWPPEEDSPSTPPEEARGSPVLRRNTPLKERSMPFTAAAQPDSPSAPEPKKQSAPVERQPSPEPASMDLQHGGQSSDSQTPTEDSCVDVHTSSGEEEQEEEMKSEDATDHLPTEEDLDDAAGGRGEEEEQMEEEDGGVLEEDMPDAKLQETPTEPTAVSTPEAEVEASRSSQDVGFWDSEEEQEDLTVEELIKRNRHYEDEEEEEEGDV